The region CTTGGAATTCGCGATGATGACGGCCGCCGAAAAGCGCGATCCCGAGCTTGTCGCCAGGCTGGATGCGGTCGCCGGCCGGGTCCTCAACAGATAGCCCGCGCTTGACGCAAAATCGCTTCGACCACCGGACCAAACTTGTTATAAGCGTCGGTCGGGGCACAGGCCGGAAAGACGAAACGCAGTGCAATTCCTGCGTCTGTTGATGCCGGTCTGGTGCGAATATTTGTATTGCGGCGGTTCACTCCCGCGAAAACCGGTCTCCACTTTGCTGGAACTGTATCAGAAAGAGAGCTCGATGACCGAACAGACGATCAAGGATGAATTGATCACCGCGATCCGGACGATCAAGGACTATCCGAAAGAAGGTATTCTGTTCAGGGACATCACCACGCTTCTTGGCAACGCACGGGCCTTCCGACGGACCGTCGATGCGCTGGTCCAGCCTTGGGCGGGATCGAAGGTCGACCAGATTGCCGGCATCGAGGCGCGCGGTTTCATCCTGGGCGGGGCTGTCGCCCATCAGCTTTCCGCCGGTTTTGTGCCGATCCGCAAGAAAGGCAAGCTGCCGCACGAGACCGTGCGCATCGCCTATTCGCTGGAATACGGCCTCGATGAAATGGAAATGCACAAGGACGCCATCCGGCCGGGTGACAGGGTCATTGTGGTCGATGACCTGATCGCCACCGGCGGAACCGCGGAGGCCGCCTGCAGGCTCCTGCGGTCCATGGGCGCCAATATCGAGGCAGCCTGTTTCATCGTCGACCTGCCGGACCTTGGCGGAAGCAAACGGCTGGAAGCGATGAATGTGCCGGTCCGCACTCTGGTGGACTTTCCGGGTCACTGATCGGCATGGCTGAAAGAGGCGGGGATGAGATCGCAACACCGGGGTTCACGCAGGAGTTCCGGCAGGATTTTGAAACGCTGCTGAAATGGCGCCGGGACGTGCGCCGGTTCAAGACGGAGCCGCTGCCGGCCGGCATGCTCGAACGCCTCCTGGGCCTGGCCGATCTTGCGCCGTCCGTCGGCAACAGTCAGCCGTGGCGGATCGTCATTGTTGACGGTCCGGAGAAGCGGGCGCGGGTGATTTCTTCCTTCGAGGCGGAAAACGAAGCGGCCGCGCAGCGGTATGACGACGACAAGGCCGCCCATTACCGGCAGCTCAAGCTGGCGGGACTGAAGGAAGCGCCCGTCCATCTGGCCGTGTTCAGCGACGACGATCCCGTGCAGGGGCACGGGCTCGGACGGACCACGATGCCGGAGACACTTGCCTATTCCACCGTCAGCATGATCCACACGTTCTGGCTGGCGGCCCGGGTGGAGGGCATTGGTGTCGGCTGGGTCTCCATCCTCGATCCCGAGGCGGTGGCCCGCATACTGCAGGTTGACGCAGACTGGCGGCTCGTGGCTTATCTATGCGTGGGCTTTCCGGAAGAAGAACATATCGATCCGGAACTGGAACGTGTGCGCTGGCAGGCGCGCAGTCCACTGGAGACGCGGCTGTTCCGCCGTTAGATCAAGGTGCTGGGGCACCAATCGAAGGCAAAGTTGTTCTGGGAGGTCCTTCATGGCAGTGATCATTCGCCCAACGGAAGACGGCGATCATGATGTCGTGCATCAGATGCTCACGGAGCGCTGGACAGGGCCGGACATCATGCTCGACCACCAGATGGTCGATGCATCGCGGCTGCCGGGCTATGTTGCCTTTGACGGGGATGATCTTGTCGGACTGGTGACATTGATCAAGCGTGAGAAGGAATGGGAAATCCTGACGCTGGATTCGCTCAACCGCTGGGGCGGGGTGGGAAGCCAGCTCCTTGATGCCGTGGTAAGCGATGCGCGCGCAAACAACATTCCGCGTCTCATCGTGCGAACCTCCAACGACAATCTGGATGCTTTCCGTTTCTATCAGCGCCGCGGATTCCGACTGGAGCGGGTCGGCCGGGGCGTTATCGACGAGGAACGGGAGCTGAAACCGGGCATTCCGCTGCGCGGCGACTACGGCATCGAAATTCACGACGAGATCCTGTTCGCGCGAACGCTGTAAGCAAATTCGATTCTTTCGAACTTCAGGCGAAGGCTGCACGTTCACTGACTCGTAAACTCTGTTTGGCGGCCCAGTGCCGCGGGGTTGCCGCGGAATGTGATGTGCGGCCGGCCAAAACCTCACACGGTCACCGCGGACGCAGCGAAGCGGAGATTCGGGGCCTACTCGCTGATCCGCTTGCCGAAGGGGCAGAAATTTGCAGGTGGACCCTCCGCATGCGATTCCGACGTCTCTGGAAATGAGTAGGCCCCGGCTCTGCGCTGGCGATTGGCCGGGGTGACACGGAGAGCCATGCTCACCTTAACGGTCGAGCCGGTCCAACCGTTTTGAACCAGTCCCTGCTATCTCATCCGCCGCTCGACAAAGACGGTTCCCTTGAAGGAGAACACGAGTTCGTCCTTCTGGTTATGTGCCAGCATGTCCGAATGCACCAGGCCCCAGTCGGGGCGGCTGCGGCTTTCGGTCTTGCCGGTCACGACGCGCTTGTACCGCAGCGTGTCTGCGACATAGACCGGCTTGAGCCACTTGAGATCCTCAAAGCCGGGCGAGGGGCCGAGCCGGGCGGGTGTCCGGCCCTGTCTTGACACTTCCTCGTTCTGCTTCTGGTGCGCCGTGACCCACAGTTTCATGAAGATCGAGGCCGTGTGCCAGCCGGACGCGCACAGGTGCCGGAAATGGGTCTTGGCGGCTTCTTCTTCGCTGAGGTGAAAGGGCTGGGGATCGTATTTTTCGGCAAACCGGATGATTTCGTCTTTGGTGAAGGTGTGCTCGCCGAGCTCGAGCGTATCGCCGATCCCGATATCTTCGAAAAAGTCCGTCACGCCGCCGGCTCCCTTTTTGCAAACAGGATCGGGTTCTCCCACTCGACGACCCCAGTGCCCGTCTGGTTGGCGGCGGTCACGCGGACGGTGACGATGCCGAGGTCCGGTCTGGAGCGCAGGTCCCGGGTCGTCAGGACATCCGCCCTGGCCGTCAGGGTGTCTCCGGGACGCACCGGATGCTTCCACTGCAGCCTGGTCATGCCGGGAGAGCCGCGGCCGGCGGATTTGTTCAGGAGCCCGGTCGCAAGCAGGCGCATGACCAGGGAACCGGTGTGCCAGCCGGATGCGGCGAGCCCTCCGAGCAGGGAGGCGCTGCCTGCTTCTTCGCTCAGGTGAAAGGGCTGCGGGTCGAATTCGGAGGCAAACCCGATGATTTCCTCCCGGCTCACCGTCAGGGAGCCCAGATCGAACGACTGGCCGGGGGCGAAATCCTCAAAGTGAAACAGATCGGACATGAAACTCGGTACTTGCTTTCGACGTAGTGGAAACGCGGGCGCGCCGCGTTTCCGCAAAGGCCCGGGGGCCGCTCAGTCGAAATAGATTTCGTTGTCATCCAGATAGACGTTGCTGGATTCGCAGATATCGATGTCGATCGGGTCGTCCAGAACTTCGTCGTCGTTTTCTCCCAGCCAGCCGACCTGAAGGGTCTGGGCACAGTTGCCTGTGGATGCGAGAAACTCGGCCTGGACGGATTCGCCGGGCGCGAGCGGCCCGGAAAGCCAGTTGTCACTCCAGCCGGAGCCGTCGTTCGTATAGAAGCCGACTACGGTGTTTTCCGAAGTGTTGTTATAGACCTGGAAATACCCTTGCGAACCGGTGCCTTGCGCAAGCGCGGCCGTTGCCGATACCAACAGAGCCAAGCCGATGGCGGCTGATTTCAAAACCTGCATTTCCTCTTCCCCGGCAGCGCTCTGCCCGAATGTTTGCGAAGGTGAGAAGTTAGAGCGTTTCTCGATCAAATCAAATCAAAGCATTTGATGAGGAAATCCGGCTCACTCGGCTAGGCGTATCGCGCAGTCCGATGTGGTGCATCGGGCAAGCGTTGCAACGAAGCCGATGGGCCGGATTTCTTCACCTTCGCGAGGGTGGAACATACCGGATTCCAGACGTAGACGGGCCGGGCGATTTTGCCCTCTGGCGTTGTTGGTCTGCCATTGTGGTGGGTCACACCACCGCTGGCAAACCGCCTAGTCAGCGAACAAAATCGCCGCGGTCAAATGTTTTGATTTGATCGAGAAACGCTCTGGTTCCGGGTGGTGCGGAAGTAAATTGAAAACAGCGCCGAAAGCCCTTTTTCCGGTGCTTTCTGAACTGTGCGCGTCGGAGCCTAGATTTTCACGTATTTGCGCCAGTCATGCTCCTCCTTGAAACCCAGGACCTCGCGGATCTTGCGGTTGGAGAACAGCGCTTCATGCTCGCCGAGCTCGCGGCTGACCGGGACGTTCGGGAAGAAGCGTTTCAGGATCTCCGTGTTGGGAATGTCGACGGAATTGGTGTCATTGCCCGCGTTGAAGACCTGATAGCCCAGCCCGTCCTTCTCCAGGCATAGATCGACGATCTGGCCGAGGTCGCGCGCATCGATATAGCAGAAGATGTTTCTGCGCCTCTGGGCGGGGTTCTTGAAGAAGTCGGGGAAGCGGTCATATTCGTGCGGTTCCATGACGTTGCCGATCCTCAGGGCGTAGATGTCGAACCCGGAGCGGCGCTGGAAAGCGCGGGCCGTCTGTTCGTTGACCACCTTGGAAAGCCCGTAGCTGTCCATGGGATTGACGTCATAGTCCTCCTCCACCGGCAGGACCGTCGGGTCGACGACGCCATCGGCAAAGCAGACGCCATAGGTGGTTTCAGACGAGGCGATGATGATCTTGCGGATGCCGAGCTTCACGGCGGCCTCGATCACATTATAGGTGCCGACCGTGTTCACCGCGAAGGTCTTGTTGTCCGGATGAATGAGAATGCGGGGAATGGCGGCGAAATGCACCACGGCGTCAAAAGCCGGAACGCCGTTGCCCGGTTCCAGTTCGTCGAAATTGGCGTAGCTGGTCATGACGTTGAACATCTCGCCCGACTGGGTGATGTCGGCGGTGAGATTGTCGACGCCGGGGTGGTCCAGCGGCGTCAGGTCGACGTTGACGACCCGGTGCCCGCGGTCGAGCAGGTAGGGAACCACGTGTTTGCCGGCCTTGCCGGATCCGCCCGTGAACAGGATGCGTTTCGGAGTGCTCATCTGCTTGTCCCTTTCTGAAATGATCGACGTACATCATGCTGAAAACAGCTCCGGGCGCCAGAGCCTGACTTTGTCGGTTTGGCACAATCACCTTGTCACGGTGCGCAACAAATTCAAATCCCGTCAGAGCGGCCAGACGACCAGGATGGCGGGGATGCCGACCGACAGCACGATCAGTTCCAACGGCAGCCCGAGGCGCCAGTAGTCGCCGAAACGGTAACCGCCCGGCCCCATGATGATGGTGTTGTTCTTGTGCCCGATCGGCGTCAGGAATGCGCAGGACGATGCAACGGCGACGCCCATCAGGAACGGATCGGCATTGACCTCGAGGGACTCGGCGATCTGGATGGAAATCGGAGCCGCGATCAGGCAGGTCGCAACGTTGTTCAGGAAGTCCGACAGGGTCATCGTTGCCACCATCAGCATGGCGAGCGTGACCCATGCGGGGGCTCCGGCCGTCACGGAGACGATGCCATCGGCAATCAGCTGCGCATTGCCGGCCTGCTCGAAGGCCATGCCGAGCGGAATGAGCGAGCCCAGCAGAACGATGACCTTCCATTCGATGGAGTTGTAGACTTCGGCGCCGCCGACCAGGCCTGCTGCCGCGTAAAGGACGACGCAGGCGGCAAGAGCGACGGGCAGGTAGGTCAATCCTGCCACGGCCGCCGCGATGGCGATCATGAAGCCTCCGATCGCCAGCCAGGCCTTGTTGCGCTGCATCATCTCCGTCCTGCGCCCTTCCAGCGGCAGGACGCCCAGCCAGGCGCAGGCGGTCTCCAGCCGATCCGATGTTCCGATCAGCAGAAGAACGTCACCGGGGCGTATCACCTCGTGCCGGACCCTTTTCTGAATCCGGCGGCCCTGACGGGATATGCCGAGCAGGGTGACGCCCTGGCTAAAGGTGAGCCTCGTGTTCAGCGCGGACTGCCCCACGATCCGGGCATTGTCGGGAACGATCGCTTCCATCAGGCTGAGCGTGTGGCCGCTCAGTTCTTCCTTGTGGCGTTCGGAGCCGGTGAAATCCAGCTTGGCGGTTCCCATGAAGCTCTCGATGGCCTTCGGGTCGCCTTCGACCATCAGAAAGTCACCACTCCTGATCGGCTCGCCGCGGGCGAAGCCCCTGACCCGGCGCCCGTTGCGGATGAGGCCGATGATGGCGACGTCCTTTTCCTCCGCAGTGGGATAAAGATCGCCGACCGTCAGGGGCTTGTCCTCCGAGACGTGGCTGACCTTCAGTTCGGCGAGATAGAGACTTTCCGCAATCCCTTCCGGTTTCTCGATCTGCCGCAGGCGCTTGGGCAGGAGATGCCAGCCCGCCAGCGTGACGAAGGCGATGCCGCTGATGGCGACGACGAGGCCGACCGGGGCAAAATCGAACATGGAATAGGGTTCGCCGAGGGCTGATGAGCGGTAGGCGGAGATCACGATGTTCGGGGGTGTGCCGATCAGCGTCACCATTCCGCCAAGGATCGTCGCGAAGGAGAGGGGCATCAGGGACAGGCCGGGTGTCCGGTCAGCCTTTTTCGCCGCCTCCACGTCCAGCGGCATGAGCAGGGCGAGGGCCGCGACGTTGTTGATGATCCCCGATAGTCCAGCGCCGACGACCGCCATCAGGCCGATATGTCCGAAAAGGCCGCGCGAGGACGACAGGAGGCGCGTGGCAATCATTTCCACGACGCCTGAATTCATCAGACCTCTGGAGACCACCAGCACCAGCGCGATGATGATGACGGCGGAGTTTCCAAAACCCGAGAAAACCTGATCCGACGGGACGAGCCCGAGTATCGCTCCGACGATCAGGGCGGCAAACGCGACCAGATCGAAGCGGATCCGGCCCCAGACCAGCAGGGCGAAGACGGCGCCGAACAGGAGGAAGAGGGCAGTCTGTTCAAAAGTCACGGATTGCTGAACTCCGTTGGAAGAAAGGCAAGTCGCCAGGATCAGGCCTTACCACGACATAGTGTATTCCGGTTTCAGTTAAACTCGCGGGCTGCGGCTTTGTGCGGGCAAGGCCTGCATTTGATTTCGGGCAGAGTATATGGTGTCAGACCACAGTCACGGTCAGGCCGGGCAGACCCGAGATCGAGGCTTCCAGAACATCCCCCCGCTCAACGGGGCCGACACCGGCCGGAGTGCCGGTCAGGATGACGTCGCCGGCGGCAAGGTGGAACAGTTCCGACAGCTTGGCGATGATCTCCGGAACCTTCCAGATCATCTGATTAAGGTCGCCCTCCTGGCGCAGATCGCCGTTTACGGAAAGGGCAATGCGTCCCGCGTTCAGAAAACCGCAATCGCCGGCAGGCACGATCGGGCCGATCGGTGCTGAGTGCTCGAAGGCCTTGCCCGCTTCCCAGGGGCGTCCGGCCTTCTTTGCTTCCGCCTGAAGGTCGCGGCGTGTCATGTCGAGGGCGGCGGCAAAGCCGTAGACGTGGCCCAGGGCGGCCTCCGACGCGATATCGGCGCCGCCGGATTTGAGCATGACAGCGAGTTCCACCTCGTGATGCACGTCCCTGGTGAGCGGCGGGTAGGGAAACTCGCCGGAGGGATCGAGATTGTCCGGGTTCTTCTGGAAGAAGAAGGGCGGGTCCCTGTCCGGATCGTGGCCCATCTCCACCGCATGGGCGGCGTAGTTGCGGCCGACACAATAGACCCGGCGGACCGGAAAGCCAGCCGGGTTCCGGTAAACCGGCAGGATGGCGGGAGACGGGGCCGGGATGACTGTCTGCATGAGCATCGCTCTCCAGGAAATGGCGGGACCCCGGTTGTACAAGGTTCCCGCTCGTTCTGTCGAGCCTGCCTTCGCGAAGCCGCGCCCGGTGACCGGGGCCGGT is a window of Roseibium salinum DNA encoding:
- a CDS encoding adenine phosphoribosyltransferase, with the translated sequence MTEQTIKDELITAIRTIKDYPKEGILFRDITTLLGNARAFRRTVDALVQPWAGSKVDQIAGIEARGFILGGAVAHQLSAGFVPIRKKGKLPHETVRIAYSLEYGLDEMEMHKDAIRPGDRVIVVDDLIATGGTAEAACRLLRSMGANIEAACFIVDLPDLGGSKRLEAMNVPVRTLVDFPGH
- the bluB gene encoding 5,6-dimethylbenzimidazole synthase, with the protein product MAERGGDEIATPGFTQEFRQDFETLLKWRRDVRRFKTEPLPAGMLERLLGLADLAPSVGNSQPWRIVIVDGPEKRARVISSFEAENEAAAQRYDDDKAAHYRQLKLAGLKEAPVHLAVFSDDDPVQGHGLGRTTMPETLAYSTVSMIHTFWLAARVEGIGVGWVSILDPEAVARILQVDADWRLVAYLCVGFPEEEHIDPELERVRWQARSPLETRLFRR
- a CDS encoding GNAT family N-acetyltransferase, producing MAVIIRPTEDGDHDVVHQMLTERWTGPDIMLDHQMVDASRLPGYVAFDGDDLVGLVTLIKREKEWEILTLDSLNRWGGVGSQLLDAVVSDARANNIPRLIVRTSNDNLDAFRFYQRRGFRLERVGRGVIDEERELKPGIPLRGDYGIEIHDEILFARTL
- a CDS encoding MaoC family dehydratase; the protein is MTDFFEDIGIGDTLELGEHTFTKDEIIRFAEKYDPQPFHLSEEEAAKTHFRHLCASGWHTASIFMKLWVTAHQKQNEEVSRQGRTPARLGPSPGFEDLKWLKPVYVADTLRYKRVVTGKTESRSRPDWGLVHSDMLAHNQKDELVFSFKGTVFVERRMR
- a CDS encoding MaoC family dehydratase → MSDLFHFEDFAPGQSFDLGSLTVSREEIIGFASEFDPQPFHLSEEAGSASLLGGLAASGWHTGSLVMRLLATGLLNKSAGRGSPGMTRLQWKHPVRPGDTLTARADVLTTRDLRSRPDLGIVTVRVTAANQTGTGVVEWENPILFAKREPAA
- a CDS encoding NAD-dependent epimerase/dehydratase family protein, with the protein product MSTPKRILFTGGSGKAGKHVVPYLLDRGHRVVNVDLTPLDHPGVDNLTADITQSGEMFNVMTSYANFDELEPGNGVPAFDAVVHFAAIPRILIHPDNKTFAVNTVGTYNVIEAAVKLGIRKIIIASSETTYGVCFADGVVDPTVLPVEEDYDVNPMDSYGLSKVVNEQTARAFQRRSGFDIYALRIGNVMEPHEYDRFPDFFKNPAQRRRNIFCYIDARDLGQIVDLCLEKDGLGYQVFNAGNDTNSVDIPNTEILKRFFPNVPVSRELGEHEALFSNRKIREVLGFKEEHDWRKYVKI
- a CDS encoding SLC13 family permease, whose product is MTFEQTALFLLFGAVFALLVWGRIRFDLVAFAALIVGAILGLVPSDQVFSGFGNSAVIIIALVLVVSRGLMNSGVVEMIATRLLSSSRGLFGHIGLMAVVGAGLSGIINNVAALALLMPLDVEAAKKADRTPGLSLMPLSFATILGGMVTLIGTPPNIVISAYRSSALGEPYSMFDFAPVGLVVAISGIAFVTLAGWHLLPKRLRQIEKPEGIAESLYLAELKVSHVSEDKPLTVGDLYPTAEEKDVAIIGLIRNGRRVRGFARGEPIRSGDFLMVEGDPKAIESFMGTAKLDFTGSERHKEELSGHTLSLMEAIVPDNARIVGQSALNTRLTFSQGVTLLGISRQGRRIQKRVRHEVIRPGDVLLLIGTSDRLETACAWLGVLPLEGRRTEMMQRNKAWLAIGGFMIAIAAAVAGLTYLPVALAACVVLYAAAGLVGGAEVYNSIEWKVIVLLGSLIPLGMAFEQAGNAQLIADGIVSVTAGAPAWVTLAMLMVATMTLSDFLNNVATCLIAAPISIQIAESLEVNADPFLMGVAVASSCAFLTPIGHKNNTIIMGPGGYRFGDYWRLGLPLELIVLSVGIPAILVVWPL
- a CDS encoding fumarylacetoacetate hydrolase family protein; this translates as MQTVIPAPSPAILPVYRNPAGFPVRRVYCVGRNYAAHAVEMGHDPDRDPPFFFQKNPDNLDPSGEFPYPPLTRDVHHEVELAVMLKSGGADIASEAALGHVYGFAAALDMTRRDLQAEAKKAGRPWEAGKAFEHSAPIGPIVPAGDCGFLNAGRIALSVNGDLRQEGDLNQMIWKVPEIIAKLSELFHLAAGDVILTGTPAGVGPVERGDVLEASISGLPGLTVTVV